Genomic segment of Oncorhynchus tshawytscha isolate Ot180627B linkage group LG28, Otsh_v2.0, whole genome shotgun sequence:
CAAGatgtaaactgaaaatatttggcatgggtccccagatcctccaaaggttctacagctgcaaatgcaaatgtaattgaaaatctaatcaaacacttcatgagaacccatgagctcatgttgcacaacatttctataggctatgcaattgctcGGAAAAACAGACTAAGGGCCTTTATTAAATATAATGTTCATGATTTGATGTATTTCAAGTTGTTATGCAATTCAAAAGGTTATTGTGGATAAGggaattaaatgtattttatattatttGGCGAATGTCTGTTGAATGTTGAATATAAAACCAACTTTACCTCGGTTATATTATGTTCAAAACAAAACACAGCAGAAATCGCGAAAGACGCAAATGTGCGCGGGTACTGTCCATCGTGCTGAAGTTGATTTATCTTGTGCGTTTAGAAACCGCCCTCCCTCGCCTAACAAGAGAGCATCCTGCAAAAACCATATGCCTACATCGATATTGAACTGCATGTTTTCAAACACCCCTCTATGAAATAACTAGGCCATAATGTTATTGGTTGATACTTCATCACTGTATAGAAATAGGCTTTGTTAAAGGCATACAATTGTATAATGGTGTGTGTAGACTGCTTTTAACCTCTGGAAAAGAGGTAGGCCTACTCCCTGCATTCTAAAATAACATGTCAGCGATGAATTAGTCAATTTTCCATGAAGCCTACAGTGTAACTATCCCATCAACGGAGAATTTGCTTAAAAGTGGCATTTGTGATCCTCGTTCACCCGCTGCTGCTGTGTGATTTTGCTTTGTAGCCACGGGAAAAGACGTGCGTGAGTAAGGCACTTCCGACTTCTGTGCGCATACAGACTCTCAAAGGAGCAGGTAATGATTTCCTGTGAGAACCCCGTGTCACCAGAGCCAATGTCAAGCAAGAGCCACCAAGGAGGCTGGTTTACAGGAAGGAAATATATAGAATACGAGGAGAGAAACACATTACAATGTCAAGCGTAATAGGTAAACAAAAAAAGGAGACTCCCAATAACTAGCAATACGCGCAAATGCACGAGTAGGTTATATTCATAATGCTCAGATTAAATATAATTTGCCTACGTAGGCATAGCACATGCGTAAATATCATCACATTGTAATAATTTATTTAGGCTAGAAATTTGTTCAGCATAGAAAAGATTACTCCCAAAATAAAAGGTTTACCTCACAGTTGCTCCAGTAGCTCTAGCTCCGTGGTCATGAATTGATAGCCTACATTTCTGTTACCtccacagtacatattatatatttCGCCTGTTGATGTCACCCTTAGCCTACTCCTCCAGCATTCGGAGtcccccagcacacacacacacgcagatggATAACTTTGCCGTTCCTCCTGGGTTTCCTTTATGATCCCGGGATCTCCCACGTTCCTCATCAGACTTCATCTAGCAACACATGCGAACAGACCgctcctctgctctcctttctACCAGCGACACAGCAGCCTGCTACCACCCCGCACCACGACCCCTCAACCAGGACTCTTCACCTTCATCCTTCGCAGACTGGCTACGCACGACGAAGTAATCGAGTGATTTTCCAAACGGATTTCCACCGGAAAGCTCGACAAGTGCAAGTACCAAGACAAGGATTTCTGGGCTATATCGACTAAAGCCGCCGACTTCAAAACGTTTTTTTTCCACCGCTGTTGATCCGTTCGTCTCAGCCGTGCCATAATGTCCGAGGTGCTGCCTTATAGCGAGGGGAAAATGAGCGGCTATGGGGACACGGAGGCCAGTCAGATATCCTTTAGCTGCGGGCTACAGGACACCAATTCGTTCTTCGGGGCGTCGCAAGCGAAAAGACCCCCAAAGCTGGGACAGATCGGCAGAGCCAAGAGAGGTAAGAGCTGGTGATTGGAATGGATTGTTGAATAGAGGTTTTGTTTTGGTCATCAAAAACAAAGGCTTGGCCATGCTTGTGTGAACTTTAACTCTAACCTATGCTACAGTTACCTAGCCTACTTGTTATAAAACAAAAAGATAaaacacagatatgcatctgaCCTCTAAATTATGAGGCAAACATTTGTTGATATAACTAACAAAGGTCAGCAGCTGAGCCCAGTTGAAAGTGATGCATGAGAATAATAGACTACTGATGTGCTATCAAAATGTATTTCAGTAGCTATAGGCTACTATAGGTATTCATTAGATATGCTCTGTCTTTTTAAAATAACAAACTTGGCCTCATTGCATGCGTGGCTATGTGCCATTATGGACAAGGCATTGTTTGCAGTATTTCAGGACCAAGGTCAGAGGTTTGACACAACAACATGTATTCCTTTGTGTTGCACCAGTCCCCATCCTATTCACTCAAAGCCTTTGCAATGACTTGATTTGGTGTCTGTAAAACATTTTTATGAAACAGTTATATGCTATGTCAGTAATAAACAAAATCATTTCTTCTACCCTCCGCAGTGGTCATCGAAGATGACCGAATAGACGACGTCCTAAAGGGGATGGCAGACAAGTCGTCACCTGGTGTTTAAAGGTGAACGACGCCTTGCAAACTTTTTATTTTGATCAGCGATTTAAAGCACCTGTCGGTTGTGCATGTTCGAGGATTGTAGGAGAAACGATGGCACGAAGCGAAGACAAGGGGAAGGAAAGCAATGGAAAGAAGTATGTGAAGATTGGATGAGAAAGCAGAGGAAGACACCAGAAAAGACAGATTTATCATGGGGTTGCTGGCAATTCTCCAAACGAAAAGCCATTTTAACTTGTGCTGCGCGGCGTGATGTTGAGATGGCGGACCCTGGCTCTGATGGATGAACTTGCCATTACTTCACAACCATCTTCCAAAAGCGCCGTAAGCAACACAAAACTACAAGTGGTGGCTGAATCTCATTTCAAGCTCTATTTCTATAGTTGTATACAATAGCCTTCCTAAGCTCGAAGACCATAGTCCCCTTACACGCTTGGCATTGTTGATAACAAATCGTCCACATCGCATTCAA
This window contains:
- the LOC112226543 gene encoding calcium/calmodulin-dependent protein kinase II inhibitor 2: MSEVLPYSEGKMSGYGDTEASQISFSCGLQDTNSFFGASQAKRPPKLGQIGRAKRVVIEDDRIDDVLKGMADKSSPGV